From Gallus gallus isolate bGalGal1 chromosome 14, bGalGal1.mat.broiler.GRCg7b, whole genome shotgun sequence, one genomic window encodes:
- the NPTX2 gene encoding neuronal pentraxin-2 isoform X1, translating to MLPVVAGLLLAVAAGGRGAAGERESPPGSRFVCTSLPLDAVGAGCPLPPVPAQSGSPPPEEELKATVLQLRETVLQQKETIGSQREAIRELTGKLSRCEVTDGKGPWKKEKGKDTMGDLPRDPAQVIDQLSRTMQTLKDRLESLEHQLRANVSYAALPTDLREMLQRRLGDLERQLLSKVAELEDEKSLLHNETSAHRQKTETALNALLERVSELEKGNSAFKSPDEFKVSLPLRTNYLYGKIKKTLPELYAFTVCLWLRSSASPGIGTPFSYAVPGQANEIVLIEWGNNPIELLINDKVAQLPLFISDGKWHHICITWTTRDGMWEAFQDGEKLGTGENLAPWHPIKPGGVLILGQEQDTVGGRFDATQAFVGEMSQFNIWDRVLKAEDIMNIANCSTNMPGNIIPWVDNNVDVFGGATKWPVETCEERLLDL from the exons ATGCTGCCCGTGGTCGCCGGGCTGCTGCTCGCCGTGGCCGCGGGCGGCCGAGGGGCGGCGGGGGAGCGAGAGAGCCCTCCGGGCAGCCGCTTCGTCTGCACCTCGCTGCCGTTGGACGCCGTCGGTGCCGGCTGCCCGCTGCCCCCGGTGCCCGCGCAGAGCGGCTCGCCGCCCCCCGAGGAGGAGCTGAAGGCCACGGTGCTGCAGCTGCGGGAGACGGTCCTGCAGCAGAAGGAGACCATCGGCAGCCAGCGGGAGGCCATCCGCGAGCTCACCGGCAAGCTGAGCCGCTGCGAGGTGACCGACGGTAAGGGGCCGTGGAAGAAGGAGAAGGGCAAGGACACGATGGGCGACCTGCCGCGGGACCCGGCGCAGGTCATCGACCAGCTGAGCCGCACCATGCAGACCCTGAAGGACCGCCTGGAGAGCCTGGAG CACCAACTCCGAGCCAATGTGTCGTACGCAGCACTGCCTACTGATCTGCGGGAGATGCTCCAGCGGAGGCTTGGAGACCTGGAACGCCAGCTGCTGAGCAAGGTGGCTGAGCTTGAGGATGAAAAATCTTTGCTTCATAATGAGACATCAGCCCACCGGCAGAAGACAGAGACTGCCTTGAATGCATTGCTAGAAAGAGTGTCTGAATTAGAAAAAG GTAACAGTGCGTTTAAATCACCTGATGAGTTCAAAGTGTCCCTTCCTCTTCGCACCAACTACTTGTATGGGAAGATCAAGAAGACTCTGCCAGAGCTGTATGCTTTCACTGTATGTTTATGGCTGAGATCAAGTGCTTCTCCTGGAATTGGCACTCCGTTCTCCTATGCTGTTCCTGGTCAAGCTAATGAAATTGTCCTCATAGAATGGGGGAATAATCCAATTGAACTGCTAATTAATGATAAG GTTGCTCAGCTTCCTCTCTTCATTAGTGATGGAAAATGGCATCATATTTGTATAACATGGACAACAAGAGACGGAATGTGGGAGGCTTTTCAGGATGGAGAGAAGCTTGGCACTGGAGAGAATCTTGCCCCTTGGCACCCAATTAAACCTGGAGGTGTCTTGATCCTGGGTCAGGAGCAG GACACGGTTGGAGGAAGATTTGATGCAACTCAAGCCTTCGTTGGGGAGATGAGCCAGTTCAATATATGGGACAGGGTCTTAAAAGCTGAAGACATCATGAATATTGCTAACTGCTCTACCAACATGCCTGGCAACATCATCCCCTGGGTTGATAACAACGTGGATGTGTTTGGAGGTGCAACTAAGTGGCCTGTGGAGACATGTGAAGAGCGTCTGCTAGATTTGTAG